In the genome of Anas platyrhynchos isolate ZD024472 breed Pekin duck chromosome 21, IASCAAS_PekinDuck_T2T, whole genome shotgun sequence, one region contains:
- the NCOA5 gene encoding nuclear receptor coactivator 5 isoform X1: MARGRKSNSIKQSDFTNSTNPQDLERRLFVGNLPTDHMTREEMEEIFSKYGKIRALSMYHGYGFVQYDRLEDVQAALDGEKGRLYKGYRLDINKAAERRNMNKASSRSSPARREPYAYGDGRDTRRDRSPLRGSPRRDPRDGRDGRNGRDSRDARDIRARDMRDARDHRDPRDLRDLRDPRDIRDPRDLRDPRDVRDFRDPREPLYDRYRDPRDMRNPRDMRDPRDARDPRDMRDPRDPLYRRDETYDRYLRLEDYYRRKDDSYYDRYKEHFDRAPVNSEDRLKREERRREELYRQYYEEIKRRFDAERPVDCSVIVVNKQTKEYAESVGRKVRDLGMVVDLIFLNTEMSLTQALDDVSRGGSPFAIVITQQHQVHRSCTVNIMFGTPQEHRNMPQADAMVLVARNYERYKTESREKEREEIARQAAKMADEAVLQERERPPPVEEGARGGHPPAIQTLLNLLADNRYLTAEETDKVINYLRDRKERLLRGSTDSLQAPMSRQSLGAPSASSLGSQSSLPSAQAHQGSQPLVPAPSVPVSSANPQQELQAKILSLFNSGAAAAAVANSSSATSAGTSGGTPSQNFANMASGQARSAQMSAGNLNQAQQRLQTPSAQLPALQGPSRNAGPRPGAPPPAQALYGQHQNRLPAPPSVPAQRPVSSGINFDNPSVQKALDTLIQSGPALSHLVSQTVAQGRAGSSAQQPMGSYQRHY, from the exons ATGGCTCGAGGACGCAAGAGCAATAGCATCAAACAGAGCGACTTCACTAACAGCACCAATCCGCAGGATTTAGAGAGAAGACTTTTTGTCGGCAATTTGCCCACAGACCACATGACTCGTGAAGAAATGGAAgagatattttcaaaatatggcAAAATCAGGG CCCTCAGCATGTACCATGGCTATGGGTTCGTGCAGTATGACCGTCTAGAAGATGTCCAGGCCGCTCTGGACGGTGAGAAGGGTCGCCTTTATAAAGGGTATAGATTAG ATATTAATAAAGCAGCggaaagaagaaatatgaatAAGGCTTCATCAAGGTCCAGTCCGGCACGAAG AGAGCCATATGCCTACGGGGATGGCCGAGATACCAGACGCGATCGCTCCCCTCTTCGGGGGAGCCCACGGAGAGATCCCAGAGATGGCAGGGATGGTAGAAACGGACGAGATTCCAGAGACGCTCGAGACATTCGAGCCAGAGACATGCGTGATGCTAGAGACCACAGGGACCCACGGGACCTGCGAGACCTTCGAGACCCCCGGGATATCAGGGATCCAAGAGACTTACGGGACCCTCGTGACGTTAGAGACTTTCGTGACCCCCGGGAGCCGCTGTATGATCGATACAGGGACCCGCGGGACATGAGGAATCCACGGGACATGAGGGATCCGCGGGATGCGAGGGATCCGCGGGATATGAGAGACCCTCGGGACCCTCTGTACAG GCGAGATGAGACTTACGACCGCTACCTTCGCCTTGAAGACTACTACCGGCGGAAGGACGACTCGTACTACGACCGTTACAAAGAGCATTTTGATAGAGCACCAGTGAATTCAGAAG ACCGTCTCAAGCGCGAGGAGCGACGGCGAGAGGAGCTTTACCGCCAGTACTACGAGGAAATCAAGAGACGTTTTGATGCAGAGAGACCTGTGGATTGTTCTGTGATAGTGGTGAACAAACAGACAAA GGAGTACGCGGAGTCGGTGGGGCGGAAGGTGCGGGATCTGGGCATGGTAGTGGACCTGATCTTCCTCAACACCGAGATGTCACTGACGCAAGCCTTGGACGATGTGAGCAGAGGAGGGTCTCCTTTTGCCATCGTCATCACCCAGCAGCATCAAGTTCACCGTTCTTGCACTGTTAACATCATGTTTGGCACCCCACAAG AACACCGCAACATGCCACAAGCTGACGCCATGGTGCTGGTGGCAAGGAATTACGAGCGCTACAAAACAGAGTCACGGGAGAAGGAGCGTGAAGAAATTGCCCGGCAGGCTGCCAAGATGGCAGATGAGGCTGTGCTGCAAGAGCGAGAGCGCCCACCCCCTGTGGAGGAGGGGGCCAGAGGGGGTCACCCTCCGGCGATCCAGACTCTCTTGAACCTTCTGGCAGACAATCGCTATCTGACTGCTGAGGAGACTGATAAAGTAATTAATTACTTGAGAGACCGGAAAGAAAGGTTACTTAGGGGAAGCACTGATTCTCTGCAGG CACCCATGTCAAGACAGTCTCTGGGAGCACCTTCAGCGTCATCTCTGGGCAGTCAGTCCAGCCTTCCAAGCGCTCAAGCTCATCAGGGTTCACAGCCTCTGGTCCCTGCTCCTTCTGTTCCAGTGTCCTCTGCTAATCCTCAGCAGGAGCTTCAGGCAAAAATCCTCAGTCTCTTCAAcagtggggcagcagcagctgctgtagcAAACAGCAGTTCTGCAACCTCTGCGGGCACATCGGGTGGCACACCGAGTCAGAACTTCGCTAACATGGCCAGCGGTCAGGCCCGATCAGCACAGATGAGTGCTGGAAATTTAAACCAGGCTCAGCAGAGATTGCAGACTCCAAGCGCACAGCTTCCTGCCCTCCAAGGCCCTTCAAGAAATGCAGGTCCAAGACCTGGAGCTCCTCCGCCAGCTCAGGCACTCTATGGCCAGCACCAGAATCGCCTCCCTGCCCCTCCCAGTGTACCTGCTCAAAGGCCAGTCTCGTCTGGTATCAACTTTGACAACCCTAGTGTACAGAAAGCCTTGGACACCCTTATCCAGAGTGGTCCTGCACTCTCCCACCTAGTGAGCCAAACAGTGGCTCAGGGGCGAGCAGGGTCCTCTGCCCAGCAACCCATGGGTTCCTACCAGCGACACTATTAA
- the NCOA5 gene encoding nuclear receptor coactivator 5 isoform X3, which produces MRDARDHRDPRDLRDLRDPRDIRDPRDLRDPRDVRDFRDPREPLYDRYRDPRDMRNPRDMRDPRDARDPRDMRDPRDPLYRRDETYDRYLRLEDYYRRKDDSYYDRYKEHFDRAPVNSEDRLKREERRREELYRQYYEEIKRRFDAERPVDCSVIVVNKQTKEYAESVGRKVRDLGMVVDLIFLNTEMSLTQALDDVSRGGSPFAIVITQQHQVHRSCTVNIMFGTPQEHRNMPQADAMVLVARNYERYKTESREKEREEIARQAAKMADEAVLQERERPPPVEEGARGGHPPAIQTLLNLLADNRYLTAEETDKVINYLRDRKERLLRGSTDSLQAPMSRQSLGAPSASSLGSQSSLPSAQAHQGSQPLVPAPSVPVSSANPQQELQAKILSLFNSGAAAAAVANSSSATSAGTSGGTPSQNFANMASGQARSAQMSAGNLNQAQQRLQTPSAQLPALQGPSRNAGPRPGAPPPAQALYGQHQNRLPAPPSVPAQRPVSSGINFDNPSVQKALDTLIQSGPALSHLVSQTVAQGRAGSSAQQPMGSYQRHY; this is translated from the exons ATGCGTGATGCTAGAGACCACAGGGACCCACGGGACCTGCGAGACCTTCGAGACCCCCGGGATATCAGGGATCCAAGAGACTTACGGGACCCTCGTGACGTTAGAGACTTTCGTGACCCCCGGGAGCCGCTGTATGATCGATACAGGGACCCGCGGGACATGAGGAATCCACGGGACATGAGGGATCCGCGGGATGCGAGGGATCCGCGGGATATGAGAGACCCTCGGGACCCTCTGTACAG GCGAGATGAGACTTACGACCGCTACCTTCGCCTTGAAGACTACTACCGGCGGAAGGACGACTCGTACTACGACCGTTACAAAGAGCATTTTGATAGAGCACCAGTGAATTCAGAAG ACCGTCTCAAGCGCGAGGAGCGACGGCGAGAGGAGCTTTACCGCCAGTACTACGAGGAAATCAAGAGACGTTTTGATGCAGAGAGACCTGTGGATTGTTCTGTGATAGTGGTGAACAAACAGACAAA GGAGTACGCGGAGTCGGTGGGGCGGAAGGTGCGGGATCTGGGCATGGTAGTGGACCTGATCTTCCTCAACACCGAGATGTCACTGACGCAAGCCTTGGACGATGTGAGCAGAGGAGGGTCTCCTTTTGCCATCGTCATCACCCAGCAGCATCAAGTTCACCGTTCTTGCACTGTTAACATCATGTTTGGCACCCCACAAG AACACCGCAACATGCCACAAGCTGACGCCATGGTGCTGGTGGCAAGGAATTACGAGCGCTACAAAACAGAGTCACGGGAGAAGGAGCGTGAAGAAATTGCCCGGCAGGCTGCCAAGATGGCAGATGAGGCTGTGCTGCAAGAGCGAGAGCGCCCACCCCCTGTGGAGGAGGGGGCCAGAGGGGGTCACCCTCCGGCGATCCAGACTCTCTTGAACCTTCTGGCAGACAATCGCTATCTGACTGCTGAGGAGACTGATAAAGTAATTAATTACTTGAGAGACCGGAAAGAAAGGTTACTTAGGGGAAGCACTGATTCTCTGCAGG CACCCATGTCAAGACAGTCTCTGGGAGCACCTTCAGCGTCATCTCTGGGCAGTCAGTCCAGCCTTCCAAGCGCTCAAGCTCATCAGGGTTCACAGCCTCTGGTCCCTGCTCCTTCTGTTCCAGTGTCCTCTGCTAATCCTCAGCAGGAGCTTCAGGCAAAAATCCTCAGTCTCTTCAAcagtggggcagcagcagctgctgtagcAAACAGCAGTTCTGCAACCTCTGCGGGCACATCGGGTGGCACACCGAGTCAGAACTTCGCTAACATGGCCAGCGGTCAGGCCCGATCAGCACAGATGAGTGCTGGAAATTTAAACCAGGCTCAGCAGAGATTGCAGACTCCAAGCGCACAGCTTCCTGCCCTCCAAGGCCCTTCAAGAAATGCAGGTCCAAGACCTGGAGCTCCTCCGCCAGCTCAGGCACTCTATGGCCAGCACCAGAATCGCCTCCCTGCCCCTCCCAGTGTACCTGCTCAAAGGCCAGTCTCGTCTGGTATCAACTTTGACAACCCTAGTGTACAGAAAGCCTTGGACACCCTTATCCAGAGTGGTCCTGCACTCTCCCACCTAGTGAGCCAAACAGTGGCTCAGGGGCGAGCAGGGTCCTCTGCCCAGCAACCCATGGGTTCCTACCAGCGACACTATTAA
- the NCOA5 gene encoding nuclear receptor coactivator 5 isoform X2, whose translation MNKASSRSSPARREPYAYGDGRDTRRDRSPLRGSPRRDPRDGRDGRNGRDSRDARDIRARDMRDARDHRDPRDLRDLRDPRDIRDPRDLRDPRDVRDFRDPREPLYDRYRDPRDMRNPRDMRDPRDARDPRDMRDPRDPLYRRDETYDRYLRLEDYYRRKDDSYYDRYKEHFDRAPVNSEDRLKREERRREELYRQYYEEIKRRFDAERPVDCSVIVVNKQTKEYAESVGRKVRDLGMVVDLIFLNTEMSLTQALDDVSRGGSPFAIVITQQHQVHRSCTVNIMFGTPQEHRNMPQADAMVLVARNYERYKTESREKEREEIARQAAKMADEAVLQERERPPPVEEGARGGHPPAIQTLLNLLADNRYLTAEETDKVINYLRDRKERLLRGSTDSLQAPMSRQSLGAPSASSLGSQSSLPSAQAHQGSQPLVPAPSVPVSSANPQQELQAKILSLFNSGAAAAAVANSSSATSAGTSGGTPSQNFANMASGQARSAQMSAGNLNQAQQRLQTPSAQLPALQGPSRNAGPRPGAPPPAQALYGQHQNRLPAPPSVPAQRPVSSGINFDNPSVQKALDTLIQSGPALSHLVSQTVAQGRAGSSAQQPMGSYQRHY comes from the exons atgaatAAGGCTTCATCAAGGTCCAGTCCGGCACGAAG AGAGCCATATGCCTACGGGGATGGCCGAGATACCAGACGCGATCGCTCCCCTCTTCGGGGGAGCCCACGGAGAGATCCCAGAGATGGCAGGGATGGTAGAAACGGACGAGATTCCAGAGACGCTCGAGACATTCGAGCCAGAGACATGCGTGATGCTAGAGACCACAGGGACCCACGGGACCTGCGAGACCTTCGAGACCCCCGGGATATCAGGGATCCAAGAGACTTACGGGACCCTCGTGACGTTAGAGACTTTCGTGACCCCCGGGAGCCGCTGTATGATCGATACAGGGACCCGCGGGACATGAGGAATCCACGGGACATGAGGGATCCGCGGGATGCGAGGGATCCGCGGGATATGAGAGACCCTCGGGACCCTCTGTACAG GCGAGATGAGACTTACGACCGCTACCTTCGCCTTGAAGACTACTACCGGCGGAAGGACGACTCGTACTACGACCGTTACAAAGAGCATTTTGATAGAGCACCAGTGAATTCAGAAG ACCGTCTCAAGCGCGAGGAGCGACGGCGAGAGGAGCTTTACCGCCAGTACTACGAGGAAATCAAGAGACGTTTTGATGCAGAGAGACCTGTGGATTGTTCTGTGATAGTGGTGAACAAACAGACAAA GGAGTACGCGGAGTCGGTGGGGCGGAAGGTGCGGGATCTGGGCATGGTAGTGGACCTGATCTTCCTCAACACCGAGATGTCACTGACGCAAGCCTTGGACGATGTGAGCAGAGGAGGGTCTCCTTTTGCCATCGTCATCACCCAGCAGCATCAAGTTCACCGTTCTTGCACTGTTAACATCATGTTTGGCACCCCACAAG AACACCGCAACATGCCACAAGCTGACGCCATGGTGCTGGTGGCAAGGAATTACGAGCGCTACAAAACAGAGTCACGGGAGAAGGAGCGTGAAGAAATTGCCCGGCAGGCTGCCAAGATGGCAGATGAGGCTGTGCTGCAAGAGCGAGAGCGCCCACCCCCTGTGGAGGAGGGGGCCAGAGGGGGTCACCCTCCGGCGATCCAGACTCTCTTGAACCTTCTGGCAGACAATCGCTATCTGACTGCTGAGGAGACTGATAAAGTAATTAATTACTTGAGAGACCGGAAAGAAAGGTTACTTAGGGGAAGCACTGATTCTCTGCAGG CACCCATGTCAAGACAGTCTCTGGGAGCACCTTCAGCGTCATCTCTGGGCAGTCAGTCCAGCCTTCCAAGCGCTCAAGCTCATCAGGGTTCACAGCCTCTGGTCCCTGCTCCTTCTGTTCCAGTGTCCTCTGCTAATCCTCAGCAGGAGCTTCAGGCAAAAATCCTCAGTCTCTTCAAcagtggggcagcagcagctgctgtagcAAACAGCAGTTCTGCAACCTCTGCGGGCACATCGGGTGGCACACCGAGTCAGAACTTCGCTAACATGGCCAGCGGTCAGGCCCGATCAGCACAGATGAGTGCTGGAAATTTAAACCAGGCTCAGCAGAGATTGCAGACTCCAAGCGCACAGCTTCCTGCCCTCCAAGGCCCTTCAAGAAATGCAGGTCCAAGACCTGGAGCTCCTCCGCCAGCTCAGGCACTCTATGGCCAGCACCAGAATCGCCTCCCTGCCCCTCCCAGTGTACCTGCTCAAAGGCCAGTCTCGTCTGGTATCAACTTTGACAACCCTAGTGTACAGAAAGCCTTGGACACCCTTATCCAGAGTGGTCCTGCACTCTCCCACCTAGTGAGCCAAACAGTGGCTCAGGGGCGAGCAGGGTCCTCTGCCCAGCAACCCATGGGTTCCTACCAGCGACACTATTAA
- the CD40 gene encoding tumor necrosis factor receptor superfamily member 5, translated as MGRRGLLGLLCALLLACWGPGDAVRCSDKQYEHKGKCCNRCQPGEKLVSECNATEDSVCVRCESGHYQQSWTKERHCTPHDICEEYTGLIVKTQGNATHNTVCQCRAGMHCSDTSCQTCVENQPCKQGFGFVSAKTVPQTSSPCEPCPEGTFSNVSSKTEPCYPWTSCEEKGLVVKEKGTNTSDVICESARRSSLSVLIPITAAVVTCLVGICIYCLVHTDLRRRVPKQVEAGVPREMERQEPKEDGEDIFPVQETLLGGQPVAQEDGKESRISEQEGL; from the exons ATGGGGCGGCgcgggctgctggggctgctgtgcgcgctgctgctggct TGCTGGGGTCCTGGTGACGCCGTGAGATGCTCTGATAAGCAGTACGAGCACAAGGGCAAGTGCTGCAACCGCTGTCAGCCAG GGGAAAAGCTGGTCTCTGAATGCAATGCCACAGAAGACTCTGTCTGCGTCCGCTGTGAGAGCGGACACTATCAGCAGAGCTGGACCAAGGAGCGGCACTGCACCCCCCACGACATCTGTGAAGAAT ACACTGGCCTCATTGTGAAGACGCAGGGAAACGCGACGCACAACACGGTGTGCCAGTGCCGGGCCGGCATGCACTGCTCAGACACCAGCTGCCAGACCTGCGtggagaaccagccctgcaagCAGGGCTTTGGGTTTGTGTCAG CCAAGACCGTGCCTCAGACGTCATCGCCCTGCGAGCCCTGTCCAGAAGGCACCTTCTCCAACGTCTCTTCCAAAACCGAGCCGTGCTACCCCTGGACAAG CTGTGAGGAGAAGGGGCtcgtggtgaaggagaaagggacaAACACTTCGGATGTGATCTGTG AGTCGGCCAGGCGCTCCTCGCTGTCCGTGCTGATCCCCATCACGGCCGCGGTCGTCACCTGCCTCGTGGGCATCTGCATCTACTGCCTGGTCCACACAG ACCTGAGGCGACGCGTGCCGAAGCAG GTCGAGGCCGGGGTGCCCCGGGAGATGGAGCGGCAGGAGCCCAAGGAGGACGGGGAGGACATCTTCCCCGTGCAGGAGACCCTGCTCGGCGGCCAGCCCGTGGCCCAGGAGGACGGCAAGGAGAGCCGCATCTCGGAGCAGGAGGGGCTGTGA